In a single window of the Chryseobacterium culicis genome:
- the ruvA gene encoding Holliday junction branch migration protein RuvA, with translation MIFSLQGTVQELTPTYAVINVQGVGYYVGISLMTSQTLVLNQQTFLFIQQIIREDAHLLFGFNTRSEKEMFNLLISVNGVGAVSALILLSTLSLDEIASAILSGNSALIQKAKGIGAKTAERIIVDLKDKVQKYSDPNANISVMADNKIKEESLSALEVLGIPKRTSEKIADRIIKQNPSISVEELVKQILKNI, from the coding sequence ATGATATTTTCTTTACAAGGCACTGTTCAAGAACTTACGCCTACCTACGCTGTCATTAATGTACAAGGAGTTGGTTACTACGTGGGAATCAGTTTGATGACCTCACAAACGCTGGTTTTGAATCAGCAGACCTTTTTATTTATCCAGCAGATCATCCGTGAAGATGCCCATCTTCTCTTTGGATTTAACACACGTTCAGAAAAAGAAATGTTCAATCTGTTAATAAGCGTTAATGGAGTAGGAGCTGTTTCAGCACTTATTCTATTGTCTACATTAAGCCTTGATGAGATTGCTTCTGCCATACTTTCCGGAAACAGCGCATTGATCCAAAAAGCCAAAGGAATCGGTGCTAAAACTGCTGAAAGAATTATCGTAGATCTTAAAGATAAAGTACAGAAATACAGTGATCCGAATGCGAACATTTCTGTAATGGCGGATAATAAAATTAAGGAAGAATCGTTATCTGCATTAGAAGTTTTAGGCATTCCTAAACGAACGAGCGAGAAGATTGCGGATAGAATTATAAAACAAAATCCAAGCATCTCGGTAGAAGAATTGGTTAAACAAATCTTAAAAAACATTTAA